A single genomic interval of Spirosoma taeanense harbors:
- a CDS encoding sensor histidine kinase, which translates to MSLSPRIIALLLACLISALTVAFLAFVDGVTNSMLFVVGISSFVVSFFLVLYAIELLVFREVNKMYKTIHKLKIRDFAISRKTIIKNTNPFKKLNDEIFVYVAKKQKEIDELKRLEQFRREFLADVSHELKTPIFAAQGFIHTLIDGAVDDEHVRDKFLSKAAKSLDGLDALVKDLVALSQLETGEVKMNFERVDLAHITEEIFEQLEKVTSAKHTSLRLRTTNPGPVWVKADAQRIKQVMTNLIENAVKYGNENGRVLVSLEEEKKHILVSVRDDGPGIPPEHLSRIFERFYRVEKSRSKDRGGTGLGLAIVKHILNAHKAKITVMSKLEKGTTFRFKLDKMD; encoded by the coding sequence ATGTCTTTAAGTCCCCGCATCATTGCGCTTTTGCTGGCGTGTCTGATTTCGGCCCTAACCGTTGCGTTTCTTGCGTTTGTGGATGGCGTTACAAACAGCATGCTGTTTGTGGTGGGTATCTCGTCGTTCGTTGTTTCGTTTTTTCTGGTTCTGTACGCCATTGAACTGCTTGTGTTTCGGGAGGTCAACAAAATGTATAAAACCATTCATAAGCTGAAAATCCGTGACTTTGCCATCTCCCGCAAAACGATTATCAAGAACACCAATCCGTTCAAAAAGCTGAACGACGAGATATTCGTTTACGTCGCTAAAAAGCAGAAGGAAATTGACGAATTAAAGCGGCTGGAACAGTTTAGGCGGGAGTTTCTGGCCGACGTATCGCACGAGCTGAAAACGCCCATTTTTGCCGCTCAGGGCTTTATTCATACGCTGATCGATGGGGCCGTTGATGATGAACACGTTCGCGACAAGTTTCTTTCCAAAGCCGCTAAAAGCCTCGACGGGCTCGATGCTCTGGTAAAGGACCTGGTGGCGCTTTCGCAGCTGGAAACCGGCGAGGTAAAAATGAACTTCGAGCGGGTTGATCTGGCCCATATTACCGAGGAGATTTTTGAGCAGCTGGAAAAGGTTACGTCCGCCAAGCACACATCGCTTCGGCTCAGAACGACTAACCCAGGGCCCGTTTGGGTTAAAGCCGACGCGCAGCGGATCAAACAGGTGATGACCAATCTGATCGAGAATGCCGTGAAGTACGGTAACGAAAACGGGCGGGTTCTGGTAAGTCTGGAAGAAGAAAAAAAACATATTCTCGTATCCGTCCGCGACGACGGTCCCGGCATCCCGCCCGAACACCTGAGCCGGATTTTCGAGCGATTTTACCGGGTAGAAAAAAGCCGCTCCAAAGATCGGGGCGGCACCGGGCTTGGACTAGCTATCGTTAAACATATTCTTAACGCGCACAAGGCTAAGATTACCGTAATGAGCAAGCTGGAAAAAGGAACAACCTTCCGGTTCAAACTTGATAAGATGGACTGA
- a CDS encoding response regulator transcription factor produces the protein MSAAKAAQPQHRILVVDDDADIVEMLEYNLTKEGYDVRTATDGRKALEVARAYLPELVVLDIMMPHLDGIEAGRQLRDIPELRQTYILYLTARSEEYSEVAAFDVGADDYITKPIKPRALMSRINALFRREAQKADPGEQITAADLIINRKNYSVTQGDKSVILPKKEFELLFFLAQHPNKVFSREELLQKIWGADIYVLERTVDVHIRKLREKIGDAHIRTLKGVGYMFTDQPE, from the coding sequence ATGAGTGCTGCAAAAGCTGCTCAACCTCAACATCGCATCTTAGTCGTTGATGACGACGCCGACATTGTCGAGATGCTTGAATATAACCTCACCAAAGAAGGCTACGACGTTCGTACGGCCACAGACGGCCGCAAAGCCCTTGAAGTGGCCCGGGCTTACCTGCCCGAATTAGTTGTGCTCGATATTATGATGCCGCACCTGGACGGCATTGAAGCTGGTCGGCAACTGCGCGATATTCCGGAATTACGTCAGACGTACATTCTTTACCTGACGGCCCGTTCGGAAGAATACTCCGAAGTGGCGGCTTTTGATGTCGGCGCCGACGATTATATCACGAAGCCCATTAAACCCCGCGCGCTGATGAGCCGGATTAACGCGCTGTTCCGCCGGGAAGCTCAGAAAGCCGATCCTGGCGAACAGATCACGGCTGCCGATCTGATTATCAATCGTAAAAACTACTCTGTCACACAGGGGGATAAATCGGTGATTCTGCCCAAAAAAGAATTCGAACTGCTGTTTTTTCTGGCGCAGCATCCGAATAAAGTGTTCAGCCGCGAAGAACTGCTTCAGAAAATTTGGGGAGCCGACATTTACGTCCTCGAGCGTACGGTCGACGTTCATATTCGCAAACTCCGCGAGAAAATTGGCGATGCGCATATCCGCACTCTGAAAGGTGTGGGCTATATGTTCACCGACCAGCCTGAATAA
- a CDS encoding DUF4097 family beta strand repeat-containing protein, with protein MKFLCSLLLCLLPLLTWAEQPTEVGMVEKKKTIIKMFDVDNNDNLVVDNQFGQVTVGLWDKSEIRIQITIVANSDSDERVQRFMDAVSIEEKRTGNQILVRTNFSQNTVSNWSMGKWKNDGERNFVKINYDVMMPKQNALTVRNKFGNTNIPAFHAPLTIYSRYGNFSAEDLTNRQNDIDVAYGKADIRALESAKVDVAYGHLNLDRANVLTLVNKFGKMRIGEVGKLNANINYSGAQIGKLRESGDIKLNFSGGFRIDQLPKTADNIDILANYSSVALPIDSDKDCDFDVTVSYGDFNYPSGPMMHFTTQPIDDNSRGPRLTKQYVGKVGRGAGTKVKVVSKFGNVKFQ; from the coding sequence ATGAAATTCCTGTGTAGTCTATTGCTGTGCCTGCTGCCCCTGCTGACGTGGGCCGAGCAACCGACTGAGGTCGGCATGGTTGAAAAGAAAAAGACCATTATCAAAATGTTCGATGTGGACAATAATGATAACCTGGTCGTTGACAATCAGTTCGGGCAGGTAACGGTGGGGCTGTGGGATAAGAGTGAGATTCGGATTCAGATCACAATTGTGGCCAACTCAGATTCCGACGAACGGGTACAACGGTTCATGGATGCGGTTTCCATCGAAGAAAAACGAACGGGCAACCAGATTCTGGTCCGCACGAATTTTAGCCAGAATACTGTATCAAACTGGAGTATGGGCAAATGGAAGAACGACGGTGAGCGAAACTTCGTCAAGATCAACTACGATGTGATGATGCCCAAACAGAACGCCTTAACCGTCCGCAACAAGTTTGGCAACACCAACATTCCAGCGTTTCACGCTCCGCTGACCATCTATAGCCGATACGGTAATTTTAGCGCCGAAGACCTCACCAATCGCCAGAATGATATTGACGTAGCGTATGGAAAAGCCGATATCCGGGCGCTTGAGTCGGCCAAGGTAGACGTGGCCTACGGTCACCTTAATCTCGACAGAGCCAATGTGCTGACGCTGGTTAACAAATTCGGTAAAATGCGGATTGGCGAGGTGGGTAAACTCAACGCCAACATTAACTACTCCGGCGCTCAAATTGGTAAACTGCGCGAATCCGGAGATATAAAACTGAATTTTTCGGGCGGCTTCCGGATCGATCAGCTTCCCAAAACTGCTGATAATATAGATATCCTGGCCAACTATTCGTCAGTAGCGCTACCCATCGACAGCGATAAGGACTGCGATTTTGACGTAACAGTCAGCTATGGCGACTTCAACTATCCGTCGGGACCAATGATGCACTTTACAACCCAGCCCATCGATGACAACAGCCGGGGCCCGCGTCTGACCAAGCAGTATGTTGGTAAAGTGGGGCGCGGTGCCGGCACCAAGGTGAAGGTCGTATCGAAGTTTGGAAACGTAAAATTCCAGTAG
- a CDS encoding AI-2E family transporter, whose amino-acid sequence MDTRSPEVELPAYAKLVCVLLSLVIIVYGLHALQGLLIPLVFAILFAVLLYPLAQRLENWRVPRMLAIVLCLILTLAVIVGILYAVSMQISSFAEVVPQLIQRGNDYLTQLQDYANEHFNIDRKRQAQVNKYLNQALAEGGTLLTSTLLATTSTLTDVFLVLLFIFFFLLYRDFFRSFFYKAFKDTRRSKIDGVLQGIYNVVKDYLAGLVLVILIIGTLMTVGLLILGVDYAVFFGFFGACLVLIPYFGISLGSLLPAAYALVTEDNPFIALGVIGVFLFVQMLEGNFITPYIVGSKVSINPLAAIIVLILWENVWGLPGLVLALPMTAILKVIFDSVDSLKPYGFLIGEAEKPRPPIKNLHQLAEQLPKRAKKIGEVDEKD is encoded by the coding sequence ATGGACACTCGCTCGCCGGAGGTAGAACTCCCCGCCTACGCTAAACTCGTCTGCGTACTGCTTTCCCTGGTTATTATTGTTTATGGCTTACATGCCCTGCAGGGTCTGCTGATCCCGTTGGTTTTTGCGATTTTGTTTGCTGTGCTGCTGTATCCGCTGGCGCAACGACTCGAAAACTGGCGCGTACCGCGGATGCTGGCCATTGTGCTATGCCTGATTCTGACGCTGGCGGTTATCGTCGGAATTCTGTATGCCGTGTCGATGCAGATCAGCAGCTTCGCCGAAGTGGTGCCCCAATTGATTCAGCGGGGTAATGACTACCTGACCCAGCTTCAGGATTATGCAAACGAGCATTTTAACATCGACCGGAAACGCCAGGCTCAGGTGAACAAATACCTGAATCAGGCGCTGGCCGAAGGAGGCACGCTTCTGACGTCTACCCTGCTGGCAACAACCAGCACGCTGACGGACGTTTTTCTGGTGCTGCTGTTCATTTTTTTCTTCCTGCTCTACCGCGACTTTTTTCGGTCCTTCTTTTACAAAGCGTTTAAGGATACGCGCCGATCCAAAATTGACGGTGTATTGCAGGGCATTTATAACGTCGTGAAGGACTATTTGGCGGGACTGGTGCTGGTTATCCTGATTATTGGCACCCTGATGACCGTTGGCCTGCTCATTTTAGGCGTCGATTACGCGGTTTTCTTTGGCTTCTTTGGTGCCTGTCTGGTGCTGATTCCTTACTTCGGCATCTCACTGGGATCGCTTCTGCCAGCCGCCTATGCGCTCGTTACCGAAGACAATCCGTTCATCGCGTTGGGAGTAATCGGAGTATTTCTGTTTGTGCAGATGCTCGAAGGCAATTTCATTACGCCTTACATCGTCGGCTCAAAAGTCAGTATTAACCCACTAGCCGCTATCATTGTCCTGATTTTATGGGAGAACGTATGGGGTTTGCCCGGTCTGGTTCTGGCCTTACCAATGACGGCCATTTTGAAGGTGATCTTCGACTCAGTTGATTCGCTGAAGCCTTACGGATTTCTGATTGGTGAGGCCGAAAAGCCGCGGCCACCCATCAAGAACCTGCACCAATTAGCCGAGCAGCTCCCTAAACGGGCCAAAAAAATTGGGGAGGTAGACGAGAAAGATTGA
- a CDS encoding LON peptidase substrate-binding domain-containing protein, translating into MEKTLPLFPLNLIVYPGEDLNLHIFEPRYRQLINECLEEQKTFGIPAFINNKLPGYGTEMHVTTLHKRYDDGRMDIKSKGLTVFRLVNFENPVAGKLYAGGEVELVEPGETYSAHVDALTQRLEQLYDLLQIETDYNSNSENFSYRVAHKVGLSVEQEYELLTLETEAERQLFLIQHLNNVLPVVAGMERTKQRIRMNGHFKNLDPLNF; encoded by the coding sequence ATGGAAAAGACGCTGCCACTGTTCCCACTCAACCTGATCGTTTATCCCGGCGAGGACCTGAACCTGCATATCTTTGAACCACGCTACCGCCAGCTTATCAACGAATGTCTGGAAGAGCAGAAAACATTCGGCATTCCGGCATTCATCAATAACAAGCTGCCCGGCTACGGCACGGAAATGCACGTCACGACCCTGCACAAGCGCTACGACGATGGTCGGATGGATATTAAGTCGAAGGGGCTGACGGTGTTTCGGCTGGTGAATTTTGAAAACCCGGTAGCGGGTAAGCTTTACGCGGGGGGCGAGGTTGAACTAGTGGAGCCCGGCGAGACGTACAGCGCCCATGTTGATGCCCTCACGCAGCGCCTGGAGCAGCTCTACGACCTGTTGCAGATTGAAACCGATTATAATTCCAACAGCGAGAATTTTTCGTATCGTGTGGCGCACAAAGTGGGCTTATCCGTTGAGCAGGAGTATGAACTATTAACCCTTGAGACCGAAGCCGAACGCCAGTTGTTTCTGATTCAGCACCTTAACAATGTCCTCCCCGTTGTTGCCGGTATGGAGCGTACCAAACAACGTATTCGGATGAACGGTCATTTCAAAAATCTCGATCCGCTGAATTTCTGA
- a CDS encoding cysteine hydrolase family protein yields MENAFLIIDTQYDFCHPGGALFVPGAEQDVERMAGLIRRHADRIDHIVVTLDTHRLLDIAHPLFWQDANGKHPAPFTRITAVEVDEGKWIPRFSAEKARQYVHDLEANSQFEHFIWPEHCLIGSRGASLHDTLLDALKDWSRQRELDYVAVPKGLHPLSEHFGVFRAQIPDPAVPETQLNTALIADLKRFENVYLMGEAKSHCVANSLKQILDYAPDLLPKLVIVTDCMSDVTDLGHLADPIYAEARSRMVRFQESEMVFS; encoded by the coding sequence ATGGAAAATGCTTTTCTGATTATTGATACCCAGTATGACTTCTGCCACCCCGGGGGTGCGTTGTTCGTGCCGGGGGCGGAGCAGGACGTTGAACGAATGGCGGGTCTGATTCGCCGGCACGCTGACCGAATCGACCACATTGTCGTTACGCTCGATACACACCGGCTGCTGGACATTGCGCATCCTCTGTTCTGGCAGGATGCCAACGGAAAGCATCCCGCGCCGTTTACGCGCATCACGGCAGTAGAGGTAGATGAAGGAAAGTGGATACCGCGTTTTTCGGCCGAAAAAGCCCGACAGTATGTTCATGATCTGGAAGCCAACAGTCAGTTCGAGCACTTTATCTGGCCCGAACACTGCCTGATTGGTTCGCGCGGAGCCAGCCTGCACGATACGCTGCTCGATGCGCTCAAAGACTGGTCGCGGCAGCGTGAGCTGGATTACGTAGCGGTTCCCAAAGGGCTACATCCACTCTCAGAACACTTTGGCGTCTTCCGGGCGCAGATCCCCGACCCGGCCGTGCCCGAAACCCAGCTGAATACCGCTCTCATCGCCGATCTGAAGCGATTTGAGAATGTATATCTGATGGGTGAAGCCAAATCCCACTGCGTGGCCAACAGCCTGAAACAGATTCTGGACTATGCGCCCGACCTGTTGCCAAAACTCGTCATTGTGACTGACTGCATGTCTGACGTAACAGATCTTGGCCATCTTGCCGATCCGATTTATGCCGAAGCGCGCTCCCGAATGGTGCGTTTTCAGGAATCCGAAATGGTATTTAGCTGA
- a CDS encoding RNA polymerase sigma factor, protein MLDSKPYPDRHADLVKRCQQGERRAQYELYQQYVKAMYNVCLRIVNHEAEAEDVLQEAFIDAFNHIGTFRGQSTFGAWLKQIVVNRAINHLRSRRLELVNIEAHHFGEDDGPDFADSEPYDEDGVQLEVERVRRAMQQLPEGYRVVLSLYLFEGYDHEEIGNVLNISETTSRTQYLRGKKRLLELLT, encoded by the coding sequence CTGTTAGATTCCAAACCGTACCCGGACCGCCATGCTGATCTGGTCAAACGCTGCCAACAGGGCGAGCGACGGGCGCAGTATGAGCTGTATCAGCAGTACGTTAAAGCGATGTATAACGTCTGCCTGCGGATTGTCAACCACGAGGCCGAAGCGGAAGACGTATTGCAGGAAGCCTTTATTGACGCCTTTAACCACATCGGTACGTTTCGGGGCCAGAGTACGTTTGGAGCCTGGCTCAAGCAGATCGTGGTGAACCGGGCCATCAATCACCTGCGCAGCCGACGGCTCGAACTGGTGAACATCGAAGCGCACCATTTTGGTGAAGACGATGGCCCCGATTTCGCCGATTCCGAGCCTTACGACGAAGACGGGGTTCAGTTGGAGGTGGAACGGGTTCGGCGGGCTATGCAGCAACTGCCCGAAGGCTACCGCGTTGTGTTGTCGTTGTATCTGTTTGAGGGCTACGATCACGAAGAAATCGGCAACGTGCTCAACATCAGCGAAACAACCTCACGAACGCAGTATTTACGAGGAAAAAAACGGTTGCTGGAGTTATTAACATAA
- a CDS encoding cupin domain-containing protein, which produces MTAQDFIQSLHLQPHPEGGYFAETYRSAGTIPQEALPDRFSGARTFGTAIYFLLERHHISALHRIQADEIWHFYAGGPLNVFVINPDATLTVIRLGSNPGNEEVFQAVVPAGCWFGSKPATESESPGFSLVGCTVAPGFDFADFEMADRTALLTEFPQHRPVIEMLTAPGSM; this is translated from the coding sequence ATGACGGCTCAGGATTTTATTCAATCCCTCCATCTTCAGCCCCATCCCGAGGGGGGATATTTTGCCGAAACGTATCGTTCTGCCGGGACAATTCCGCAAGAGGCTCTGCCCGATCGGTTTAGCGGAGCCCGGACGTTCGGAACGGCGATTTACTTCCTGCTCGAACGTCACCATATATCAGCGCTGCACCGGATTCAGGCCGACGAGATCTGGCATTTTTACGCCGGTGGGCCACTGAATGTGTTTGTAATCAACCCAGATGCTACACTGACTGTAATCCGTTTAGGCTCCAATCCGGGCAACGAGGAGGTCTTTCAGGCAGTTGTTCCGGCGGGGTGCTGGTTTGGCTCGAAACCCGCTACTGAGTCTGAAAGCCCTGGGTTTTCGCTGGTGGGCTGCACAGTAGCACCCGGTTTCGATTTCGCTGATTTTGAAATGGCTGATCGAACGGCTTTGCTGACGGAATTCCCTCAGCATCGACCGGTAATCGAGATGCTGACTGCGCCGGGCTCTATGTGA
- a CDS encoding phosphotransferase family protein codes for MNSQQDSPTVVRPGEELNKASLQAYLNDHVPNFGSITNIAQFPGGYSNLTYLLNTENREYVLRRPPFGAKDIKGGHDMGREFRVLTMLQNAGYRQVPEPVIFCDDESVMGCPFYVMARVPGVILRAQTAPELNIPVDVMRRLSEALVDNLVRLHALDIQQTGLIQLGKPEGYIRRQVEGWHKRYLTAQTNDVLAMTELARYLMDAMPPENPPTLLHNDFKYDNVVLNPDNLTEIRAVLDWEMCTVGDPLMDVGTSLSYWAEAGDNAFRHSFNLTHLPGNLTRQEFAHRYAEASGRDVSNLLYYYVFGLFKNAVVIQQIYGRYKKGLTQDPRFAGLLTGVQVLSAAGVKAVEANHI; via the coding sequence ATGAATAGTCAACAAGACAGCCCCACTGTTGTCCGTCCCGGCGAAGAACTTAACAAGGCTTCGTTACAAGCCTATTTAAACGATCACGTTCCAAATTTTGGCTCCATTACGAATATCGCGCAGTTTCCGGGCGGCTATTCCAATCTGACGTATCTGCTAAATACTGAAAACCGCGAATACGTGTTGCGTCGGCCGCCGTTCGGGGCGAAAGACATAAAAGGTGGGCACGACATGGGGCGGGAATTTCGGGTGCTGACTATGCTACAGAACGCAGGCTATCGACAAGTTCCGGAGCCGGTCATCTTCTGCGACGACGAATCGGTGATGGGTTGCCCGTTTTACGTCATGGCGCGGGTGCCGGGCGTCATTCTGCGGGCGCAGACGGCTCCTGAACTGAATATTCCCGTCGACGTAATGCGTCGGTTATCTGAAGCGCTGGTCGATAATCTAGTGCGGCTGCATGCTCTGGATATTCAACAAACCGGCCTGATTCAACTGGGAAAACCCGAAGGGTATATTCGCCGACAGGTCGAGGGGTGGCACAAGCGTTACCTGACCGCCCAGACCAACGATGTGCTCGCCATGACCGAACTGGCTCGTTACCTGATGGATGCCATGCCGCCCGAAAATCCGCCAACATTGCTGCACAACGATTTTAAGTATGACAACGTAGTATTGAACCCGGATAACCTGACCGAGATTCGGGCCGTGCTGGACTGGGAAATGTGTACCGTCGGCGATCCGTTGATGGACGTGGGTACGTCGCTTTCGTACTGGGCCGAAGCAGGGGATAATGCATTCCGCCATTCGTTTAACCTGACTCATCTGCCCGGCAACCTGACCCGGCAGGAGTTTGCCCATCGCTACGCCGAAGCCAGCGGCCGCGATGTTTCCAATTTGCTGTATTATTACGTCTTTGGCCTGTTCAAAAATGCTGTTGTCATCCAGCAGATTTACGGCCGATATAAAAAGGGGTTAACCCAGGACCCTCGTTTTGCAGGGTTGCTCACGGGCGTTCAAGTGCTGTCGGCAGCCGGCGTAAAAGCGGTTGAGGCCAATCATATTTAG
- the tpiA gene encoding triose-phosphate isomerase, giving the protein MRKKIVAGNWKMNKTFEEAKALLSEVVNMVKDEVTGDVEVVLCPPMVYLTTSRQYITPGGRVSLGAQNCHEKASGAYTGEVSAPMLQSIGVEYVILGHSERRQYFEETNAQLAEKVNIVLEHGLKPIFCCGESRDLRENGDYMGYVKNQITESLFHLSADQFANVVIAYEPIWAIGTGLTASSAQAQDMHFELRRHIAGQYGDAVAQDTTILYGGSANEKNAAELFAQPDVDGGLIGGASLKSREFTNVIKARQ; this is encoded by the coding sequence ATGCGTAAAAAAATCGTTGCTGGCAACTGGAAAATGAATAAGACTTTCGAGGAAGCCAAGGCCTTGCTTTCGGAAGTCGTCAATATGGTTAAAGACGAAGTCACAGGTGACGTCGAGGTGGTGCTTTGCCCACCGATGGTTTATCTGACGACATCGCGCCAGTACATTACGCCGGGCGGACGAGTTTCGCTTGGTGCCCAGAACTGCCACGAGAAAGCGTCCGGCGCTTACACAGGCGAAGTATCAGCACCCATGCTTCAATCGATCGGTGTCGAGTACGTAATTCTGGGGCATAGCGAACGCCGTCAGTATTTTGAAGAAACCAACGCTCAGCTGGCTGAGAAGGTAAACATCGTGCTCGAACATGGTTTAAAGCCGATTTTCTGCTGTGGCGAATCGCGCGACCTCCGCGAGAATGGCGATTACATGGGTTATGTAAAAAATCAGATCACCGAAAGCCTGTTTCACCTGTCGGCTGATCAGTTTGCCAATGTTGTCATTGCCTACGAACCCATCTGGGCAATCGGGACTGGCCTGACGGCATCATCGGCGCAGGCGCAGGACATGCATTTCGAGTTGCGCCGGCATATTGCCGGTCAGTACGGCGATGCCGTTGCGCAGGATACCACGATTTTATACGGTGGGAGTGCAAACGAGAAAAACGCAGCTGAGCTGTTTGCTCAACCCGACGTAGACGGCGGGTTGATCGGCGGAGCTTCACTCAAGTCGCGCGAGTTCACCAACGTAATCAAAGCAAGACAATAA
- a CDS encoding aspartyl protease family protein — MKTLVLIIGLLSMVLATRGDDKKPTPDRERYGFFLAGNRTWTRIPFQLHSNLIIVPVQINDSDTLQFILDTGVSNTIITDPKVLQKHPLTLTRKVKINGAGEGNNLTASVSVNNQLSMGGLRAAHHNIVILDEDILKLSEYVGTPIHGIFGYEIFANFVVNVDFQRREITLMKAERYRYKKNKGDRYPITIQDTKAYTDALAVFEGGKSLPLRVVLDTGAGHALLLDRSRSTALMPLPEKVVRAQLGRGLNGIINGSMGRIQKVRFGRYELDNILASFPDSVAFGMKLVDMPERQGNVGCELLRRFNVTFNYPDRYVVMKPIKRLMRESFEHDMSGMELRAQGERFSNYYVDKIIPGSPADLAGLQEGDELLFINNNSTKDLTISDIYKALQKGEGKEVSLLIRRNGQMIIASFALKRMI; from the coding sequence ATGAAAACGCTGGTTCTGATAATCGGGCTATTAAGCATGGTTCTGGCCACGCGGGGAGATGACAAAAAACCTACGCCTGACCGGGAACGGTATGGTTTTTTTCTGGCGGGCAACCGTACCTGGACACGCATCCCATTTCAGCTCCATTCCAACCTGATTATCGTGCCGGTGCAGATCAATGACTCCGATACGTTACAGTTCATTCTGGACACGGGCGTCAGCAATACGATCATTACCGATCCGAAAGTCCTTCAGAAGCATCCCCTTACGCTCACCCGTAAGGTAAAAATAAACGGCGCTGGCGAAGGCAATAATCTGACAGCTTCCGTTTCGGTTAATAACCAGCTAAGTATGGGCGGCCTGCGGGCTGCGCATCACAACATTGTTATTCTCGACGAGGATATTCTGAAACTGTCGGAATACGTTGGCACACCTATTCATGGCATTTTTGGCTATGAAATCTTCGCCAACTTCGTTGTGAACGTCGATTTTCAGCGTCGGGAAATCACGCTCATGAAAGCGGAGCGGTACCGGTACAAAAAAAATAAAGGCGACCGATACCCAATTACCATTCAGGACACCAAGGCTTATACCGATGCCCTGGCGGTCTTTGAGGGGGGAAAATCGCTTCCTCTGCGGGTGGTGCTGGATACTGGCGCGGGCCACGCCCTGCTGCTTGACCGGTCGCGGAGCACAGCATTAATGCCCTTACCCGAGAAGGTGGTTCGGGCGCAGCTGGGACGTGGCCTGAATGGCATTATTAACGGCAGCATGGGCCGCATTCAGAAGGTACGCTTTGGTCGTTACGAGCTGGACAATATTCTGGCGTCGTTCCCCGACAGCGTAGCTTTTGGTATGAAGTTGGTTGATATGCCCGAACGCCAGGGTAACGTCGGCTGCGAGTTGCTCCGGCGATTTAACGTTACGTTCAACTACCCCGACCGGTATGTGGTCATGAAGCCCATTAAGCGGCTCATGCGGGAAAGCTTCGAGCACGATATGAGCGGCATGGAGCTGCGGGCGCAGGGAGAACGGTTCAGTAATTATTACGTTGACAAAATCATTCCCGGCTCTCCGGCCGATCTGGCGGGGCTGCAGGAAGGCGACGAGTTGCTGTTTATTAACAACAACTCCACTAAAGACCTAACAATCAGCGATATTTATAAGGCTCTTCAGAAAGGTGAGGGGAAAGAAGTGTCGTTGTTGATTCGGCGTAATGGCCAGATGATCATCGCCAGCTTTGCCCTGAAACGCATGATCTGA